A single region of the Deltaproteobacteria bacterium genome encodes:
- the pabB gene encoding aminodeoxychorismate synthase component I: MPPAYAYSAAPIPCDWLALVAGLARRRGFWWLDSALVGAPLGRFSFAGAEPAQLAHLDGAADPLAALRALLPAAGARVECADAEPCALPFVGGVVTGLGYELGSRFERVPIAQDDAPVPLGSFALRVDRFFACDHLNARVWAIALCAGASAREAAQAARELAANAPSAAWPEAPAPQRARSDVSRGFDAQEHAKAVALIRERIADGALYQACLTHRLEAPFAGDAFAYYCALRAANPAPFGAFIALPEGAIACSSPERFLKLDGARWLETRPIKGTRPRRVDPAADRAEAAALRASEKDRAENLMIVDLARNDLGRVSELGSVHVPELFAVESYATVHQLVSTVRGRLRPELDATGAIRAAFPPGSMTGAPKLAAMALLARIERARRGLYAGALGYLDVRGGCDLAVVIRSAFLTAGRIALHTGGGIVADSDATAEWAEAEAKAAALLRAAGAKV, encoded by the coding sequence ATGCCCCCCGCTTACGCCTACAGCGCTGCGCCGATCCCGTGCGACTGGCTCGCCCTCGTCGCGGGCCTCGCACGGCGCCGCGGCTTCTGGTGGCTCGACAGCGCGCTCGTCGGCGCGCCGCTCGGGCGCTTCTCGTTCGCGGGCGCCGAGCCCGCGCAGCTCGCGCACCTCGACGGCGCGGCCGATCCGCTCGCCGCGCTGCGCGCGCTGCTGCCCGCTGCGGGGGCGCGCGTCGAGTGCGCAGACGCTGAGCCGTGCGCGCTGCCGTTCGTGGGCGGAGTCGTCACGGGGCTCGGCTACGAGCTCGGCTCGCGCTTCGAGCGCGTGCCGATCGCGCAGGACGACGCGCCCGTTCCGCTGGGCTCGTTCGCGCTGCGCGTCGACCGCTTCTTCGCGTGTGATCACCTGAATGCGCGCGTCTGGGCGATCGCGCTGTGCGCGGGAGCGAGCGCGCGCGAGGCGGCGCAGGCTGCGCGCGAGCTCGCAGCGAACGCGCCGTCCGCAGCGTGGCCTGAAGCGCCCGCGCCGCAGCGCGCACGCTCCGACGTGAGCCGCGGCTTCGATGCGCAGGAGCACGCGAAGGCGGTCGCGCTGATTCGCGAGCGCATCGCGGACGGCGCGCTCTATCAGGCGTGCCTCACACATCGCCTCGAAGCGCCGTTCGCGGGCGACGCGTTCGCTTATTACTGCGCGCTGCGCGCCGCGAACCCGGCGCCGTTCGGCGCCTTCATCGCGCTGCCCGAAGGTGCGATCGCGTGCAGCTCGCCCGAGCGCTTCCTGAAGCTCGACGGCGCGCGCTGGCTCGAGACGCGCCCGATCAAGGGCACGCGCCCGCGCCGTGTGGACCCCGCGGCGGACCGCGCCGAGGCGGCGGCGCTGCGCGCGAGCGAGAAGGACCGCGCGGAGAACCTGATGATCGTGGACCTCGCCCGGAACGATCTCGGGCGCGTCTCCGAGCTCGGCAGCGTGCACGTGCCCGAGCTGTTCGCGGTGGAGTCGTACGCCACGGTGCACCAGCTCGTCTCGACCGTGCGAGGACGGCTGCGACCCGAGCTCGATGCGACGGGCGCGATTCGCGCCGCGTTTCCGCCCGGCTCGATGACGGGCGCGCCGAAGCTCGCGGCGATGGCGCTGCTCGCGCGCATCGAGCGCGCGCGCCGCGGCCTCTACGCCGGTGCGCTCGGTTACCTCGACGTGCGCGGTGGCTGCGATCTCGCGGTGGTGATTCGCAGCGCGTTCCTGACCGCGGGACGCATCGCGCTGCACACGGGCGGCGGCATCGTCGCGGACAGCGACGCCACAGCGGAGTGGGCCGAGGCGGAGGCGAAGGCCGCGGCGCTGCTGCGCGCCGCCGGCGCGAAGGTTTGA
- a CDS encoding selenium-binding protein, which yields MHRALRFVLAAAVALGAAFAAQADETCQSPYLPKIVGQEDFIYVWTLGVEGLGDGSDKLVTVGANPSRSDYGKVVHSLSVGGRNEAHHAGFTDDRRHLWAGGLDSSKIFVFDVATDPAAPKLLRTIEDFPAKTGWVGPHTFYPIPGRMLITGLSNAKDLGGRTGFAEYNNDGTLVRTVSMPEGAPYGYDLRINAHLNRMLSSSFTGHQNYMRKLPELLGDAEAMKNFGNTMVVWDFHARRALQTLDVPGAPLEVRWALAPDAEYAFTSTALTSKIWGVFRKEDGSFEAVEVGTIGDPAKVPLPVDISLSRDDKFLFVDTFFDGTVRVFDVSSPRAAKQVYEHKIGSQVNMVSQSWDGKRLYFTSSLLANWDGTGHPDEQFLKAFTWDGAKLAPTFAIDFTEAKLGRPHHMHFGQLGFWGLPAEGAAGGEVAK from the coding sequence ATGCATCGCGCGCTTCGTTTCGTGCTCGCCGCCGCAGTCGCGCTCGGCGCGGCGTTCGCCGCGCAGGCGGACGAGACCTGCCAGTCGCCGTACCTGCCCAAGATCGTCGGGCAGGAAGACTTCATCTACGTGTGGACGCTCGGGGTCGAGGGCCTCGGAGACGGCTCGGACAAGCTCGTCACGGTCGGCGCGAACCCGAGCCGCAGTGATTACGGCAAAGTCGTGCACTCGCTCTCTGTCGGCGGGCGCAACGAAGCGCACCACGCGGGCTTCACCGACGACCGCCGCCACCTTTGGGCCGGCGGCCTCGACTCGAGCAAGATCTTCGTGTTCGACGTCGCGACGGATCCAGCAGCGCCGAAGCTGCTGCGCACGATCGAGGACTTCCCCGCGAAGACCGGCTGGGTCGGCCCGCACACGTTCTATCCGATCCCCGGCCGCATGCTGATCACCGGCCTCTCGAACGCGAAGGATCTCGGCGGGCGCACCGGCTTCGCCGAGTACAACAACGACGGCACGCTGGTGCGCACCGTGTCGATGCCCGAGGGCGCCCCTTACGGCTACGACCTGCGCATCAACGCGCACCTGAATCGCATGCTCTCGTCGTCGTTCACGGGCCACCAGAACTACATGCGCAAGCTGCCCGAGCTGTTGGGCGACGCCGAGGCGATGAAGAATTTCGGCAACACCATGGTGGTGTGGGACTTCCACGCGCGGCGGGCGCTGCAAACGCTCGACGTGCCGGGCGCGCCGCTCGAAGTGCGCTGGGCGCTCGCGCCCGACGCGGAGTACGCGTTCACGAGCACCGCGCTCACCTCGAAGATCTGGGGCGTTTTCCGCAAGGAGGACGGCTCGTTCGAGGCGGTCGAGGTGGGCACGATCGGCGACCCCGCGAAGGTTCCGCTGCCCGTCGACATCTCGCTCTCGCGCGACGACAAGTTCCTGTTCGTCGACACCTTCTTCGACGGCACGGTGCGCGTGTTCGACGTGAGCAGCCCGCGCGCGGCGAAGCAGGTGTACGAACACAAGATCGGCTCGCAGGTGAACATGGTCTCGCAGAGCTGGGACGGGAAGCGCCTCTACTTCACCAGCTCGCTGCTCGCGAACTGGGACGGCACGGGCCACCCCGACGAGCAGTTCCTGAAAGCGTTCACCTGGGACGGCGCCAAGCTCGCGCCCACTTTCGCGATCGACTTCACCGAGGCGAAGCTCGGCCGGCCCCATCACATGCACTTCGGCCAGCTCGGCTTCTGGGGCCTGCCCGCGGAAGGCGCGGCGGGCGGTGAAGTGGCGAAGTAG
- a CDS encoding formamidopyrimidine-DNA glycosylase, which yields MPELPDIELYREAIERRLVGRRLEGVRLASISLLRSVEPPLAELAGRRLVTTRRLGKRVVLGFEGELFLVIHLMIAGRLRWRALGAKLQRRYAHAGFDFENGTLLLTEAGTKKRATLHAVRGEAALLAHDPGGVDPFACDEAEFAALLTRERHTLKRTLTDPHVFSGIGNAYSDEILHAARLSPVQMTTNLAPEEIARLFAATRETLRAWTERLRVQTGDAFPEEVTAFRPEMAVHGKFKQPCPVCAAPVQRIVHAENETNYCARCQTGGRVLADRALSQLLRKDWPRTLEELEERRPSMRAARPVAPAQPAPTPKPAAAEPKRALTWDGARGIPGVQAPASKDPAASADPRSRGASREIPSSRSGAPRRSRRPRTP from the coding sequence ATGCCCGAGCTCCCCGACATCGAGCTCTATCGCGAGGCGATCGAGCGGCGCCTGGTCGGGAGGCGGCTCGAGGGCGTGCGGCTCGCGAGCATCTCGCTGCTGCGCAGCGTCGAGCCGCCACTGGCGGAGCTCGCGGGGCGGCGGCTCGTGACGACGCGCCGGCTCGGCAAGCGCGTCGTGCTCGGCTTCGAGGGCGAGCTGTTTCTCGTGATCCACCTGATGATCGCGGGCCGCCTGCGTTGGCGCGCGCTCGGCGCGAAGCTGCAGCGCCGCTACGCGCACGCCGGCTTCGACTTCGAGAACGGCACGCTGCTGCTCACCGAGGCCGGCACGAAGAAGCGCGCGACGCTGCACGCCGTGCGAGGCGAGGCGGCGCTGCTCGCGCACGACCCTGGCGGCGTCGACCCGTTCGCGTGCGACGAAGCCGAGTTCGCGGCGCTGCTCACGCGCGAGCGGCACACGCTGAAGCGCACGCTCACCGACCCGCACGTGTTCTCCGGCATCGGCAACGCATACTCGGACGAGATCCTCCACGCCGCGCGTCTCTCGCCGGTGCAGATGACGACGAACCTCGCGCCCGAAGAAATCGCGCGCCTCTTCGCCGCGACTCGCGAGACGCTGCGCGCGTGGACCGAGCGCCTACGCGTGCAAACGGGCGATGCGTTCCCGGAGGAAGTCACCGCGTTCCGCCCCGAGATGGCGGTGCACGGCAAGTTCAAGCAGCCATGCCCCGTCTGCGCAGCGCCGGTGCAGCGCATCGTGCACGCCGAGAACGAGACGAACTACTGCGCGCGCTGTCAAACGGGGGGACGCGTGCTCGCGGATCGCGCGCTCTCGCAGTTGTTACGGAAGGACTGGCCGCGCACGCTCGAGGAGCTGGAGGAGCGGCGGCCGAGCATGCGTGCGGCACGGCCGGTCGCGCCGGCGCAGCCCGCGCCCACGCCAAAGCCCGCAGCGGCTGAGCCGAAGCGCGCGCTCACCTGGGATGGTGCGCGTGGGATCCCGGGCGTGCAGGCGCCGGCGAGTAAAGACCCAGCAGCGTCCGCAGATCCGCGATCACGAGGCGCGAGTCGAGAAATCCCGTCGAGTAGATCTGGCGCACCGCGCCGTTCGCGTCGACCACGAACACCTTGA
- a CDS encoding glycosyltransferase — MIGAHRLTPRVSVLLPVRDAEATLACALASVARQSEARFECVIVDDGSRDESREIAQRFAARDARFRVIAAPREGLVAALNRGIAECGAPLVARFDADDVMRRTRLAKQCDALDADPALAGVGCHVHLFPQRAISEGLRDYGAWLNSLASAADIARDAFVECPLAHPTLVLRRELLRSLGYRERGWPEDYDLVLRVLASGRALGVVPEKLLAWRDGPARLSRTSPAYAQAAFTACKAEYLAQGFLAAHERYALWGYGGTGRALAKALAARGKQLGRVIELHPRRLGQRIHGAEVVPPAALRERSALPLLVSVAGSKPRAEIRAELAALGYEERRDFVCAA, encoded by the coding sequence GTGATCGGGGCGCACAGACTGACGCCGCGCGTCTCGGTGCTGCTGCCCGTGCGCGATGCGGAGGCGACGCTCGCGTGCGCGCTCGCGTCGGTGGCGCGGCAGAGCGAGGCGCGTTTCGAGTGCGTGATCGTGGACGACGGCTCGCGCGACGAGTCGCGCGAGATCGCGCAGCGCTTCGCCGCACGCGACGCGCGCTTTCGCGTGATCGCGGCACCGCGAGAAGGGCTCGTCGCGGCGCTGAATCGGGGCATCGCGGAGTGCGGCGCACCGCTCGTCGCGCGCTTCGACGCCGACGACGTGATGCGACGCACGCGTCTCGCGAAGCAGTGCGACGCGCTCGACGCGGACCCTGCGCTCGCGGGTGTGGGCTGCCACGTGCATCTCTTCCCGCAGCGCGCGATCTCGGAGGGCCTGCGCGACTACGGCGCGTGGCTGAACTCGCTCGCGAGCGCGGCCGACATCGCGCGCGACGCGTTCGTCGAGTGTCCGCTCGCGCATCCGACCCTCGTGTTGCGCCGCGAGCTGCTTCGGAGCCTCGGCTATCGCGAGCGCGGCTGGCCCGAGGACTACGACCTCGTGCTGCGCGTTCTCGCATCCGGGCGTGCGCTCGGTGTCGTGCCTGAGAAGCTGCTCGCCTGGCGCGACGGCCCCGCCCGGCTCTCGCGCACGTCGCCCGCCTACGCCCAGGCCGCCTTCACCGCGTGCAAGGCCGAGTACCTCGCGCAGGGCTTCCTCGCGGCGCACGAGCGCTACGCGCTCTGGGGCTACGGCGGCACCGGGCGCGCCCTCGCGAAAGCGCTCGCCGCCCGCGGCAAGCAGCTCGGGCGCGTGATCGAGCTACACCCGCGCCGGCTCGGTCAGCGCATCCACGGCGCCGAGGTCGTGCCGCCCGCCGCGCTGCGCGAACGAAGCGCGCTGCCGCTCCTCGTCTCGGTCGCGGGCTCGAAGCCGCGCGCCGAGATCCGCGCCGAGCTCGCCGCGCTGGGGTACGAGGAGCGACGCGACTTCGTCTGCGCCGCCTGA
- a CDS encoding succinylglutamate desuccinylase/aspartoacylase family protein: MRALATLLPLCVLVGAPAAAQTDIAATPPVTVTSTNWDEVELLGKRVRPGDKRRLFLSSSESFAGSDTELPVLVTRGATPGPTVCLIAGIHGDELNGIEIVRKVVEGLTPRRISGMVIAVPVANLHGFRRSSRYLPDRRDLNRFFPGTASGSAASRIAWSLWNDVVRHCSSLIDLHTGSFHRTNLPQVRTDTTDERSLALAKGFGGALIVHDPGQDGTLRRAARRAGIGAITYEAGEPLRFQEREIARGVEGVRNILATLGMSDAAPLKYAPRVYQRARWVRVDDGGIFFTRRRLGEQVQPGDLLGTVTDPVTNETKSVESPLRGRIIGMAVPQVVIPGYAAFHLGIDAAATAAEEPALPAPSEDADAMAEQEAGREMDPEAAPE; the protein is encoded by the coding sequence ATGCGCGCCCTCGCCACGCTCCTCCCGCTCTGCGTGCTCGTGGGCGCTCCCGCGGCGGCGCAAACCGACATCGCAGCGACGCCTCCGGTCACCGTGACCTCGACCAACTGGGACGAGGTCGAGCTGCTCGGCAAGCGCGTTCGGCCCGGCGACAAGCGGCGCCTCTTCCTGAGCTCGAGCGAGTCGTTCGCCGGTTCCGACACCGAGCTGCCGGTCCTGGTGACGCGCGGCGCGACGCCGGGGCCCACGGTGTGCCTGATCGCCGGCATTCACGGCGACGAGCTGAACGGCATCGAGATCGTGCGCAAGGTGGTGGAAGGCCTAACACCTCGGCGCATCTCGGGCATGGTGATCGCGGTGCCGGTGGCGAACCTGCACGGCTTCCGCCGCTCCTCGCGCTACTTGCCCGATCGCCGCGATCTGAACCGCTTCTTTCCCGGCACCGCTTCCGGCAGCGCGGCCTCGCGCATCGCGTGGTCGCTCTGGAACGACGTCGTGCGCCACTGCAGCTCGCTGATCGACCTCCATACCGGCTCGTTTCACCGCACGAACCTTCCGCAGGTGCGCACCGACACGACGGACGAGCGCTCGCTCGCACTCGCGAAGGGCTTCGGTGGCGCTCTCATCGTGCACGACCCGGGGCAGGATGGAACGCTGCGCCGCGCGGCGCGGCGAGCGGGCATCGGCGCGATCACGTACGAGGCCGGTGAGCCGCTGCGCTTCCAGGAGCGCGAGATCGCGCGGGGCGTCGAGGGCGTGCGCAACATCCTCGCCACGCTGGGCATGAGCGACGCCGCGCCGCTGAAGTACGCGCCGCGCGTCTACCAGCGAGCGCGCTGGGTGCGCGTCGACGACGGCGGGATCTTCTTCACGCGCAGGCGCCTCGGCGAGCAGGTGCAGCCGGGTGATCTGTTAGGCACCGTCACCGACCCCGTGACGAACGAGACGAAATCCGTCGAGTCGCCGCTGCGCGGTCGCATCATCGGCATGGCCGTTCCACAGGTCGTGATCCCCGGGTACGCCGCGTTCCACCTCGGGATCGACGCGGCGGCGACTGCCGCGGAGGAGCCCGCGCTGCCTGCGCCGAGCGAGGATGCGGATGCGATGGCCGAGCAAGAGGCTGGGCGCGAGATGGATCCGGAGGCGGCGCCGGAATGA